Proteins found in one Streptomyces sp. CB09001 genomic segment:
- a CDS encoding type ISP restriction/modification enzyme has translation MADARLQWLQDAVSAFGAECKRSLAGPGDREAAIRGPLEQLFRAMGKHHALREISWHPETRIPHLGVRPDYAVRVDAQITGYIEVKRPGKSVDPDTFTGHDKRQWQRLRDLPNLLYTNGTHWRLFQYGTQVGEEVVLSGSLKTAGAKLAAADPTAFDALARTVLLWEPQAVRRVSVLVHHIAPLCRLLREAVREQLRAESGTDADDPTVERPFTGLRSDWRRLLFPTADDATFADGYAQTVTFALLLARTEGIRVTGTSFHEIGRQLHAGHALMGKALQLLTDNVNERFEVTLDLLARTVERVEWETIRQGNRDAYLHLYESFLSVYDDDLRRRSGSYYTPHQVVEEMVRLAEEVLRTRLGKARGYGDDAVHIVDPAMGTGTYLHTVIERVARQAAERSGDAMARDAIGRLAGRLYGFELQMGPFAVAELRAADLLKKHGAELPPGGLNLHVTDTLDDPYVQEEQLASTYAALSVSRARANHVKANVPVTVVISNPPYDDKAENRGGWIEKRVKGQGRPPLDDFRHPGNGRYEHALKNLYVYFWRWATWKVFDAHEDDRHGVVCFITPSAFATGPAGRGMRDYLRRTCDEGWIINLSPEGQRSDVATRVFPHVAQPLSICLFVRRADHDAIRPARIHYRALHGKRAEKFAQLRSVGLDDDGWRDAHTQGTRPFTPAALSGWEEYPALDSLFPWGSPGCKTNRSWVTSPHPSVLQRRWARLGGEQAPEAKALLFKETPDRRLGTRAACLPGFPHPDRTVDKEAGTRPSLLRIALRSFDRQWLIADNRVLDRPRPELWESLQPGQVFLNQQSSHEIDRGPALVATALLPDTHHFNGRGGRVHPVLHPDGSANVPTGLLRYLSGVLGLDGVTVHDLAAYAVAVAGHSAFTEQFAEELLTPGVRLPLSRDPELWSEAVRVGHALLWAATYGERGTPPAAPASGQEDVGFPPGDPRQVRYVTPIGSAVPDTLAYDEGSGTLHVGPGTFTGVPPEVWNYEVGSMRIVKKWFGYRKASPTSRKTSPLDDLHVTAWPSEWSTELIDLLSVLRRLVDLAPAQQALTTKIVNSPVVTVTDLMSAGVLPPQPRADRARRRVVLDFDRPADEP, from the coding sequence ATGGCTGACGCACGCCTGCAGTGGTTACAGGACGCCGTCTCGGCGTTCGGCGCGGAGTGCAAGCGCAGCTTGGCGGGGCCGGGTGATCGCGAGGCGGCGATCCGGGGCCCGCTGGAGCAGTTGTTCCGCGCCATGGGGAAGCACCACGCCCTGCGCGAGATCAGCTGGCATCCGGAAACGCGCATACCGCACCTCGGTGTGCGCCCCGACTACGCCGTACGCGTCGACGCCCAGATCACCGGCTACATCGAGGTGAAGCGGCCCGGCAAGAGCGTCGACCCCGACACCTTCACCGGTCACGACAAACGGCAGTGGCAGCGCCTGCGCGACCTGCCGAACCTGCTCTACACCAACGGCACTCACTGGCGCCTCTTCCAGTACGGCACGCAGGTCGGCGAGGAGGTGGTGCTGTCCGGGTCGCTCAAGACCGCCGGAGCGAAACTCGCCGCCGCCGATCCGACCGCCTTCGACGCGCTCGCACGAACGGTGCTCCTCTGGGAACCGCAGGCGGTCCGACGGGTCTCGGTCCTCGTCCACCACATCGCCCCGCTGTGCCGGCTCCTGCGCGAGGCCGTGCGGGAACAACTGCGCGCGGAGAGCGGGACGGACGCCGACGACCCCACCGTCGAGCGCCCCTTCACCGGTCTGCGAAGCGACTGGCGCCGCCTGCTCTTCCCTACCGCCGACGACGCGACCTTCGCCGACGGCTACGCCCAGACCGTCACCTTCGCCCTGCTCCTCGCCCGTACGGAAGGCATCCGGGTCACCGGCACGAGCTTCCACGAGATCGGACGGCAGCTCCACGCCGGTCACGCCCTGATGGGAAAGGCCCTCCAGCTCCTCACCGACAACGTCAACGAGCGGTTCGAGGTGACCCTGGACCTCCTCGCCCGCACCGTAGAACGCGTCGAGTGGGAGACCATCCGGCAGGGCAACCGGGACGCGTACCTGCACCTCTACGAGTCGTTCCTCTCCGTCTACGACGACGACCTGCGCCGGCGCAGCGGCTCCTACTACACCCCGCACCAGGTGGTCGAGGAGATGGTGCGCCTCGCCGAGGAGGTCCTGCGCACCCGCCTGGGCAAGGCCCGCGGCTACGGTGACGACGCCGTCCACATCGTCGACCCCGCGATGGGCACCGGAACCTACCTGCACACGGTCATCGAGCGGGTGGCGCGGCAGGCCGCCGAACGCTCCGGCGACGCCATGGCGCGAGACGCGATCGGCCGCCTCGCCGGGCGCCTGTACGGTTTCGAACTGCAGATGGGCCCGTTCGCGGTCGCCGAACTCCGCGCCGCCGACCTGCTCAAGAAGCACGGCGCCGAACTCCCGCCGGGCGGGCTCAACCTCCACGTCACGGACACGCTCGACGACCCCTACGTCCAGGAGGAGCAGCTCGCCTCCACCTACGCGGCCCTGTCGGTCTCCCGTGCCCGCGCCAACCACGTGAAGGCCAACGTGCCCGTCACCGTGGTCATCTCCAACCCACCCTACGACGACAAGGCCGAGAACCGCGGCGGCTGGATCGAGAAGCGCGTCAAGGGCCAGGGCCGCCCGCCCCTGGACGACTTCCGCCACCCCGGGAACGGCCGCTACGAGCACGCGCTGAAGAACCTGTACGTCTACTTCTGGCGCTGGGCCACGTGGAAGGTCTTCGACGCCCACGAGGACGACCGGCACGGCGTCGTCTGCTTCATCACCCCGTCCGCCTTCGCCACCGGCCCAGCCGGGCGGGGCATGCGGGACTACCTGCGCCGGACGTGCGACGAGGGGTGGATCATCAACTTGTCGCCCGAGGGACAACGCTCGGACGTGGCCACCCGCGTCTTCCCGCACGTCGCCCAGCCGCTGTCCATCTGCCTCTTCGTACGGCGCGCGGACCACGACGCCATCCGCCCCGCTCGCATCCACTACCGGGCCCTGCACGGCAAGCGTGCGGAGAAGTTCGCCCAGCTCCGGTCGGTGGGCCTGGACGACGACGGCTGGCGGGACGCACACACTCAAGGGACACGGCCCTTCACCCCGGCGGCGTTGTCCGGCTGGGAGGAGTACCCGGCGCTGGACTCGCTGTTCCCCTGGGGCAGTCCGGGCTGCAAGACGAACCGGTCCTGGGTCACGTCACCTCACCCGTCGGTCCTCCAGCGGCGCTGGGCCCGTCTCGGCGGTGAGCAGGCCCCTGAGGCCAAGGCCCTCCTCTTCAAGGAGACACCGGACCGCCGGCTCGGCACACGGGCCGCGTGTCTGCCGGGCTTCCCGCACCCCGACCGAACCGTCGACAAGGAGGCCGGAACCCGCCCATCGCTCCTGCGCATCGCCCTGCGCAGCTTCGACCGCCAGTGGCTCATCGCCGACAACCGGGTACTCGACCGCCCACGGCCCGAGCTGTGGGAGTCCTTGCAACCGGGTCAGGTGTTCCTCAACCAGCAGAGCAGCCACGAGATCGACCGTGGCCCCGCGCTGGTGGCGACGGCGCTGCTCCCGGACACGCATCATTTCAACGGCCGGGGCGGAAGGGTGCACCCCGTCCTTCACCCGGACGGCAGTGCCAACGTGCCGACCGGTCTGCTCCGGTACCTGTCCGGTGTCCTCGGCCTGGACGGGGTGACCGTGCACGACCTCGCCGCCTACGCCGTGGCCGTCGCCGGGCATAGCGCCTTCACCGAGCAGTTCGCCGAGGAACTGCTCACCCCGGGCGTCCGGTTACCCCTCAGCCGCGACCCGGAGCTGTGGAGCGAGGCAGTCCGTGTCGGGCATGCGCTTCTGTGGGCGGCCACCTACGGTGAGCGGGGCACTCCGCCCGCCGCACCGGCGTCCGGGCAGGAGGATGTCGGCTTCCCTCCCGGGGACCCACGCCAGGTGCGGTACGTGACCCCGATCGGCTCCGCCGTGCCCGACACGCTGGCGTACGACGAGGGGAGCGGCACCCTCCACGTGGGACCGGGCACCTTCACGGGAGTTCCGCCCGAGGTCTGGAACTACGAGGTCGGCAGCATGCGGATCGTGAAGAAGTGGTTCGGCTACCGGAAGGCCTCCCCCACCAGCCGGAAGACCAGCCCTCTGGACGACCTCCACGTCACGGCGTGGCCGAGCGAGTGGTCCACGGAGCTGATCGACCTGTTGTCCGTCCTGCGCCGCCTGGTCGACCTCGCTCCGGCACAACAGGCCCTCACCACGAAGATCGTGAACTCCCCGGTGGTCACTGTCACCGACCTCATGTCGGCGGGCGTTCTCCCGCCGCAGCCCAGGGCCGACCGTGCCCGCCGACGCGTCGTGCTGGACTTCGACCGACCGGCGGACGAACCGTGA
- a CDS encoding deoxyxylulose-5-phosphate synthase has protein sequence MGHGKTSYVCLPCRASYKQPYDRDRPHRICPRCAEPLIHAGSAFAAPPRRDTRAWRVLSVLLHAGVRFHKSCCGGPGYRPRTLREVRARMVYARRTGEPFASALVRYEVPRRRART, from the coding sequence ATGGGCCACGGAAAGACCTCCTACGTCTGCCTGCCCTGTCGGGCCTCGTACAAGCAGCCCTACGACAGGGACAGGCCGCACCGCATCTGTCCCCGCTGCGCGGAACCGCTCATCCACGCGGGATCGGCCTTCGCCGCGCCGCCGCGCCGGGACACCCGGGCCTGGAGGGTGCTGTCCGTCCTGCTCCACGCGGGTGTCCGCTTCCACAAGAGCTGCTGCGGCGGGCCCGGGTACCGTCCGCGCACGCTGCGGGAGGTGCGCGCGCGGATGGTGTACGCCCGTCGGACCGGCGAGCCCTTCGCCAGTGCGCTCGTGCGTTACGAGGTGCCGCGACGGAGGGCCCGGACCTGA
- a CDS encoding serine/threonine-protein kinase has translation MGPYRIVGRLGAGGMGTVHAGVGSDGTRVAVKVVHPEQAQEPEFRARFRREVELSSRVTGPYLVPLLTADPDAETPWLATAYVPGLTLHQHLLAHGPLAGGSLYALAGATAQALAAIHTAGVVHRDVKPQNVILTPGGPRVLDFGIAHAADGTSVTRTGVMTGTPGWISPEHYRTGTTGPESDVFAWGALLAYAATGRLPFGTGAPDVVAFRVMSGEPDLDGVPAQLRRITEKALAKEPDERPSAAEAARACAELLASQVTQVLPAGAVPETAVDMVTALWDVPVEADPAWHVPPQRNRSKRRLVGAVVLAAAVVGGLAGGAAALMPGDTGNGERTSSATPPASPLASAGSAQPSADTAKDDTAGGEQQAAGDDLADRKSWGQARAAQGEGEHAVASALLHDLDVLARDLNPIELSLGAVEFHSSRGEVYFSYRLDAEDEHGILYAETEIARSMCLTLNDVVLRLHPELPYRTYVTVREEDGRDPQVTWQEDFVADAQCRSALEDGTDAAYGTGQDWEPDEYGLGEAMIPSTDGTEIRVADRTATKIIERTNAMRETLGTDQVLGHDEIKVGFGPANSAMYVWSEYLMWNQGQIETWADMVAGEACRALANQRQTSGDGWPYTRYAVAEIGGSGYLMIRWGTVTPQADCSA, from the coding sequence ATGGGCCCGTACCGAATCGTCGGCCGTCTCGGGGCCGGAGGCATGGGGACAGTCCATGCCGGTGTCGGCTCCGACGGAACGCGCGTCGCGGTGAAGGTGGTTCATCCGGAGCAGGCCCAAGAGCCGGAGTTCAGGGCCCGTTTCAGGCGTGAGGTGGAGCTGTCCTCCCGCGTCACCGGCCCGTACCTGGTCCCGCTTCTCACCGCCGACCCGGACGCGGAGACCCCGTGGCTGGCCACCGCGTACGTCCCCGGTCTGACGCTGCACCAGCACCTGCTCGCCCACGGCCCGCTCGCCGGAGGCAGCCTGTACGCGCTCGCGGGGGCCACCGCACAGGCGCTGGCGGCCATCCACACCGCGGGCGTGGTGCACCGCGACGTGAAACCGCAGAACGTCATCCTCACGCCCGGCGGCCCGCGCGTACTGGACTTCGGGATCGCTCACGCCGCCGACGGAACCAGCGTCACCCGCACCGGTGTCATGACCGGCACCCCCGGCTGGATCAGCCCCGAGCACTACCGCACGGGGACCACCGGCCCCGAGAGCGACGTGTTCGCCTGGGGAGCGCTCCTGGCCTACGCGGCCACCGGAAGGCTGCCCTTCGGCACCGGCGCACCGGACGTGGTCGCGTTCCGCGTGATGTCCGGGGAACCGGACCTGGACGGCGTCCCCGCGCAACTGCGTCGGATTACGGAGAAGGCGCTGGCCAAGGAGCCGGACGAACGCCCGTCGGCCGCCGAGGCCGCCCGGGCGTGCGCGGAACTGCTGGCCTCCCAGGTCACCCAGGTGCTGCCTGCCGGCGCGGTACCGGAAACGGCCGTGGACATGGTCACGGCCCTCTGGGACGTACCGGTCGAGGCCGATCCGGCATGGCACGTGCCCCCGCAGCGGAATCGGTCGAAGCGACGGCTGGTGGGCGCCGTGGTTCTTGCCGCCGCCGTCGTCGGCGGCCTGGCCGGAGGGGCGGCCGCCCTGATGCCCGGCGACACGGGGAACGGCGAACGCACTTCCTCCGCCACTCCCCCGGCGTCGCCTCTCGCCTCGGCCGGGTCCGCACAGCCGTCCGCGGACACCGCGAAGGACGACACGGCGGGAGGGGAACAGCAGGCCGCGGGCGACGACTTGGCGGATAGGAAGAGCTGGGGGCAGGCACGTGCGGCACAGGGAGAGGGCGAGCACGCCGTGGCAAGCGCACTGCTGCACGATCTGGACGTCCTCGCCCGGGACCTCAACCCTATCGAACTCTCCTTGGGGGCCGTGGAGTTCCACTCGTCACGCGGGGAGGTCTACTTCTCGTACCGGCTGGACGCCGAGGACGAGCACGGGATCCTGTACGCGGAAACGGAGATCGCCAGGTCCATGTGCCTGACGCTGAATGATGTCGTCCTCCGCCTTCATCCCGAGCTGCCCTACCGCACGTACGTCACGGTGAGGGAGGAGGATGGCCGTGACCCGCAGGTGACGTGGCAGGAGGACTTCGTCGCCGACGCCCAGTGCCGATCGGCCCTCGAGGACGGCACCGACGCGGCCTACGGCACCGGCCAGGACTGGGAGCCGGACGAGTACGGACTCGGGGAGGCGATGATCCCCAGCACCGACGGCACCGAGATCCGGGTCGCGGACCGTACCGCCACGAAGATCATCGAGCGGACCAACGCGATGCGCGAGACGCTCGGCACCGACCAGGTGCTCGGCCACGACGAGATCAAGGTGGGCTTCGGCCCGGCGAATTCGGCCATGTACGTATGGTCGGAGTACCTGATGTGGAACCAGGGACAGATCGAGACCTGGGCGGACATGGTCGCCGGCGAGGCGTGCCGGGCCCTGGCGAACCAGAGGCAGACCTCGGGCGACGGCTGGCCGTACACCCGCTACGCCGTGGCGGAGATCGGCGGATCGGGCTACCTGATGATCCGCTGGGGCACGGTCACTCCGCAGGCCGACTGTTCCGCGTGA
- a CDS encoding PASTA domain-containing protein, whose amino-acid sequence MRITRVSAAATLLLAALTACGPTADSGTDDAASTAPSAPEASAADTGEAAEDPSADAETTATLPDMVGKGLQSAQDEAQAAGFYLLTSHDALGRGRNQLLDRNWKVCAQSPASGTQPTDTEVDFSTVKLEESCPASGDQAEPEEAGGTMPDFAGKSVKVARQALDGSTSITVNDVSGQDRMVLVESNWQVCSTDPAAGAKLDGQPVTIGAVKFGESC is encoded by the coding sequence ATGCGCATCACCCGTGTCTCCGCAGCCGCGACGCTGCTGCTCGCAGCCCTCACCGCCTGCGGCCCGACCGCCGACAGCGGCACGGACGACGCCGCCTCCACCGCCCCGTCGGCTCCCGAGGCGTCGGCCGCCGACACCGGTGAGGCGGCCGAGGATCCCTCGGCCGACGCCGAGACCACCGCGACGCTCCCCGACATGGTCGGCAAGGGGCTGCAGAGTGCCCAGGACGAGGCGCAGGCCGCCGGCTTCTACCTCCTCACGTCCCACGACGCGCTCGGGCGGGGCCGCAACCAGCTCCTCGACCGGAACTGGAAGGTCTGCGCCCAGAGTCCCGCCTCCGGCACGCAACCGACGGACACGGAGGTCGACTTCAGTACCGTCAAGCTCGAGGAGAGCTGTCCCGCGAGCGGTGACCAGGCCGAACCCGAGGAGGCCGGTGGCACCATGCCGGACTTCGCGGGCAAGTCCGTCAAGGTCGCCCGCCAGGCGCTCGACGGCTCCACCAGCATCACGGTCAACGACGTGTCCGGTCAGGACCGGATGGTGCTCGTCGAGTCCAACTGGCAGGTCTGCTCGACCGACCCCGCAGCCGGGGCGAAGCTCGACGGGCAGCCGGTGACGATCGGGGCCGTCAAGTTCGGCGAGAGCTGCTGA
- a CDS encoding DUF262 domain-containing protein: MRAQEITFLKLVQGDKQFQVPLYQRTYSWGREQLKRLWEDVGELVDQHLSGEATAPHFLGSVVLAPGQLQAGGVQRWLVVDGQQRMTTLMLAFTALRDHLRETGDARGVDRVHRQTLVNEFHEGLDHYRLLPTQADREAYTACVQSRAEAGGGDNIGAAYRFFLGALAEGREAADDDRWITTVETVLKDLLSIVEITAEPGDNVYRIFESINNTGVGLSQSDLLRNYVFMLLPKQGERVYQELWLPMQQTLGPKNLELLVWLDLVVRGHHKTKQSEIYREQQKRLQPLTGDEDALQREVAQLAERGRRFLRIIEPRRERSPALRAVLERLAAWGGQTHYPLALHLLDLVDGGSTTSDDAAEALKYVESYLVRRLVCQTSTTGLNRIFMEAPKELETDRPAAEAVRRFLSGRRRRWPSDEELREAIRSKPFYWSGRPPQRSYILRRLEESHGSTEPVDFVKANLSVEHVLPQRPAASWFDLLADETEPNQTPQELHDLLVHTLGNLTLTGDNAKLSNSPFERKQQLLDSSALRMNQEIAAERRWGKAEILARADRLTERAVGLWPGPIGGVKPAGEEWPGWAELRAALVGMPSGTWTTYGDVAELIGSHPVPVGTYLGSNPTVIGAYRVLTADGRISAAFRWAEGSDRQPPQELLTGEGVRFDPSGRAHGSQRLTAAELATLLGKDVTQPASLDPLPDGENAAAAERFRAQLQEHWPQTSAGVLGTLDFWRLQGGHVTYGRHEETSCFPMLDAGTSRQPHLVWPVAIYPVSGTVEVVFQYLKDRRPFDDTEQRRELLNRLNKIEGIDLPEAKLELRPSFPVRVFAEHEEEICGVLDWFVHTAALDLAQRE; encoded by the coding sequence ATGCGCGCGCAGGAGATCACCTTCCTCAAGCTCGTCCAGGGTGACAAGCAGTTTCAGGTTCCGCTCTACCAACGCACGTACAGCTGGGGCAGGGAACAGCTGAAGCGACTGTGGGAGGACGTCGGCGAGCTCGTCGACCAACATCTTTCGGGGGAGGCCACCGCGCCGCACTTCCTGGGCTCCGTGGTACTCGCCCCCGGCCAACTCCAGGCCGGCGGTGTCCAGCGGTGGCTGGTCGTGGACGGACAGCAGCGGATGACGACGCTGATGCTGGCGTTCACCGCGTTGCGCGACCATCTCAGGGAGACCGGTGACGCGCGCGGTGTGGACCGGGTGCACCGGCAGACTCTGGTGAACGAGTTCCACGAGGGCCTCGACCACTACCGCCTGCTGCCGACACAGGCCGACCGCGAGGCCTACACGGCCTGTGTCCAGTCCCGCGCCGAAGCCGGCGGTGGTGACAACATCGGTGCCGCCTACCGGTTCTTCCTCGGCGCACTGGCCGAGGGCCGGGAGGCTGCGGACGACGACCGGTGGATCACGACGGTCGAGACCGTCCTCAAGGACCTCCTGTCGATCGTGGAGATCACAGCCGAGCCCGGTGACAACGTCTACCGAATCTTCGAGTCGATCAACAACACGGGAGTCGGGCTCAGCCAGAGCGACCTGCTGCGCAACTACGTGTTCATGCTCCTGCCCAAGCAGGGCGAGCGGGTCTACCAGGAGCTGTGGCTGCCCATGCAGCAGACGCTCGGCCCCAAGAACCTCGAACTCCTCGTCTGGCTCGACCTGGTGGTGCGCGGCCACCACAAGACCAAGCAGAGCGAGATCTACCGGGAGCAGCAGAAGCGGCTTCAGCCGTTGACCGGCGACGAGGACGCGCTGCAGCGCGAAGTCGCGCAACTCGCGGAACGCGGACGCCGGTTCCTCCGCATCATCGAGCCCCGGCGTGAGCGGTCGCCCGCGCTGCGCGCCGTACTGGAGCGCCTCGCCGCATGGGGCGGCCAGACCCACTACCCGCTCGCCCTTCACCTGCTGGACCTCGTCGACGGTGGAAGCACGACGTCCGACGACGCGGCGGAGGCGTTGAAGTACGTCGAGTCCTACCTGGTGCGGCGCCTCGTCTGCCAGACATCGACCACCGGCCTCAACCGCATCTTCATGGAGGCCCCCAAGGAACTGGAGACGGACCGTCCCGCCGCCGAGGCGGTCCGGCGGTTCCTGTCCGGCCGACGCCGCCGCTGGCCGAGCGACGAGGAACTGCGCGAAGCGATCCGCAGCAAGCCCTTCTACTGGAGTGGCCGCCCCCCGCAGCGGAGTTACATCCTGCGCCGCCTGGAGGAGAGTCACGGCTCCACCGAGCCCGTGGACTTCGTCAAGGCGAACCTGAGCGTCGAGCACGTACTACCGCAGCGACCGGCAGCCTCGTGGTTCGACCTGCTCGCCGACGAGACCGAGCCGAACCAGACGCCTCAGGAACTGCACGATCTGCTGGTGCACACCCTGGGCAATCTCACTCTCACCGGGGACAACGCGAAGCTGTCCAACAGCCCGTTCGAGCGCAAGCAGCAGCTCCTCGACTCGAGTGCCCTGCGCATGAACCAGGAGATCGCCGCGGAACGGCGCTGGGGCAAGGCCGAGATCCTGGCCCGCGCCGACCGTCTGACGGAGCGGGCGGTGGGCCTGTGGCCCGGGCCGATCGGCGGGGTCAAGCCGGCCGGAGAGGAGTGGCCGGGCTGGGCCGAGCTGCGGGCGGCCCTGGTGGGGATGCCGAGCGGCACGTGGACGACGTACGGCGATGTCGCCGAGTTGATCGGCAGCCACCCCGTTCCGGTAGGTACGTACCTGGGTTCCAACCCCACGGTCATCGGGGCCTACCGGGTCCTCACCGCGGATGGCAGGATCTCCGCGGCGTTCCGCTGGGCAGAGGGCAGTGACCGGCAGCCGCCGCAGGAACTGCTGACGGGTGAAGGCGTGAGGTTCGACCCGTCGGGCCGGGCCCACGGTTCGCAGCGCCTGACCGCGGCGGAGCTGGCGACCTTGCTCGGCAAGGACGTCACGCAGCCCGCGTCGCTCGACCCGCTTCCCGACGGGGAGAACGCGGCGGCGGCCGAGCGCTTCCGCGCGCAGCTGCAGGAGCACTGGCCGCAGACTTCGGCCGGGGTCCTGGGCACCCTCGACTTCTGGCGCCTGCAAGGCGGTCACGTCACCTACGGCAGGCACGAGGAGACGAGCTGCTTCCCGATGCTGGACGCGGGAACCAGTCGCCAGCCTCATCTGGTCTGGCCGGTCGCGATCTACCCGGTGAGCGGAACGGTCGAGGTGGTCTTCCAGTACCTCAAGGACCGCAGACCCTTCGACGACACGGAACAGCGCCGCGAACTGCTGAACCGCCTCAACAAGATCGAGGGCATCGACCTGCCCGAGGCGAAGCTGGAACTGCGTCCGTCCTTCCCCGTGCGGGTGTTCGCGGAGCACGAGGAAGAGATCTGCGGGGTGCTGGACTGGTTCGTGCACACGGCTGCACTGGATCTGGCACAACGGGAGTGA